The Bifidobacterium animalis subsp. animalis ATCC 25527 genomic interval AGTGCACGGCGCTTGCGAGCGGACTTGTGCTCGAGGTTGTGGCGCATGCCGCTGCCAGCGTGCATGACCTTACCGGTTGCGGTAAGGCGAACGCGCTTTGCTGCTGCGGTCTTTGTCTTCATCTTCGGCATTGCTGCCCTCCTTGTTGTTCTTCG includes:
- the rpmI gene encoding 50S ribosomal protein L35 codes for the protein MPKMKTKTAAAKRVRLTATGKVMHAGSGMRHNLEHKSARKRRALKRDDVLQTAQAKKMKGLLG